TGGTAGACAAGGTCACGTGGCCAGTAGCCGACCTGCGCTGTGACTGGACGGAAGACTGCCCGATCGAGAACATCGCGACCGCTTGGGACATCTACAAGCCGCAGTTGGACGCCTATGTGCAACGTGCAATCGACCCGCGCGACGCGCCCTCATACGGCGTTCCGGGTGATGAATAGGTAAGGAAATTCAAATTGTGGACTCCACCAAAGCAGGTTGGACAAAACGCGCGTCCGGCCTGACATTCCGTAATCAGGCGTCTATTCATGGCAAATTCGTGGACGCCGCGTCTGATGAAACCTTTCAATCTATCAACCCCGCAAACGCTGCGGTGCTTGCCGATGTCGGATCTTGCGACGTCGAAGATGTGAACCTCTCCGTGTCCGCAGCGCGTTCTGCCTTTGACAGCGGAAGCTGGTCGCGGCCGGCTCCTATACGTGAGGACCTTGGAAGAGTTCGCACTTTAAACAGCCTGAACATGGGCAAACTGGTCACCGACGCGGTAATAATCGATCCGCTTGATCCAACATCAAAAAGGGGTGCGATCGTGGAAAACAAATAACCGATGGCGTCATGCAGTTCGTGGACAACGGCAAGACGTCTGCGAAACTTGTGGCGGGGGAGAGCGGGGGCAGGTCGAGGACAAGGGATGTTTCGTTCAGCCGACTATCTTTGATGACGTGCGCCGCGACGGTCCGCTGGCGCGGGATGAAATCTTCGGCCCCGTGCTATCTGTCATTGCATTTGACAGCGAAGGCGAGGCGGTGCGATTGGTCAATGACAGCATCTATGGCCTTGCTACATCTGTTTGGACTGACAGTTTGAGTCGTGCTTTGCGGGTGTCAGATAAGTTCATGGCGGGAAAAGTGTCTGTGAACACGGTGGACGCGCTAAGCGCGATGCCCCCTCTTGTGCATGAAACAAACTGGTTTCGGACGCGATCTGTGCTTGCACAGCTTTGATAAATATACGGCTTTGAAAATCACGTGGATCAAGTATTCAGCTTGATCCTGTATTCGTATCAAGCAAAGTAGCCCGATGGCATCACGGTTCACACTACGGCAGCTGGAATACTTTGTCGCCGTCGGCGAACAGGGCTCCATTGCGCAGGCAAGTGCCATGGTAAACGTGTCTTCGCCGTCAATTTCGGCGGCAATCACCCAGCTTGAAGCCGAATTTGGCTTGCCGTTGTTCGTGCGCAAGCACGCGCATGGCCTTAGTTTGACGCAGGCAGGGCGGCAGTTTCTTGATCAGGCTCGCAAAGTTCTGACGGAAGCCGAGGGTCTGACCAGACTGGCCGGAACCATTTCAGGAAACGTGCAGGGGCCGCTTACGGTGGGGTGCCTTCTGACATTTGTGCAGGTTTTGCTGCCTGCAATCCGGCGCCGGTTTCAAAACGAATATCCTGATGTCCAAGTTACCCAGCTTGAGTGTGACCAGTTGACACTAATCGAAAAACTCAGGCGCGCCGAGATTGATGTTGCTCTCACGTATGATCTTGAAATTCCAGCCGATCTTGAATTTATTCCGGTGCGATCACTGCCCCTCTATGCAGTCGTGTCGGCCTATCATCCTTTAGCTGATCAGAAATCCGTATCGGCGAGAACACTGGCGGATCACCCGATGGTCCTGCTCGACCTGCCGATCAGCAGCGCCTATTTCCTTAGCACCTTTGATAAGGCGGGCGTGACGCCAAATATTGTCGAACGTACGCGCGATATGGCGGTCATGCGCTCTTTGGTAGCGAACGGGTTCGGGTTTTCCGTGGCAAACATTCGTCCCCATTCGGACTTGTCACCTGATGGTCGCGAATTGAGGTTTATTCCTTTAGAAGGGACGCATCGACCGATGAACCTGGGGTTCGTCGTTCCCGAAGGAGCGCGTAGCGTGTTGTCTGTCGATGCTTTCATTGAGCATGCGTCACAATCGATCTCCAAGTGGGGTTATCCGGGGCTTCCGATCGCTCGCAAGACTTAAGCGCTCCCTAAGCTATGCTTTCGTAACCGCGACTTTAGCCTAAGTCCGTTGTCTGTCACCAATATCGTGCGGCCCCCTCAATTCAGGAGAACTCCCCCGTGCGCGACCCCCGTTTCGATATCCTTTTTGAGCCGATGGAAATCGGGCCCGTCACAGCCAAGAACCGCTTCTATCAGGTGCCCCATTGTAACGGTGGCGGTTATCGTGATCCGTCTGCTGCGGCTGCGATGCGCGGATCCAAGGCTGAAGGGGGCTGGGGCGTGATCTTTACCGAGCAGTGCGAAATGCACCATACTTCGGAGATTACCCCGTTCATCGAGCTCCGCCTTTGGGAAGACAAAGACATCCCCATGTTGCGTAAAATGTCTGACCGGATGAAAGAACACGGCGCATTGGCTGGGATACAGCTGGCCTATTCAGGTGTGAATGGGCCCAACCTCTATTCCAAAGAGGTGCCATTGGCCGTCTCTGCGCAGCCGATCCGCACCTTCACAAACGATCCTGTACAGGCGCGGGCGTTGGACAAGACGGATATCCGCGATCTTCGCCGCTGGTTCGTTAACGCCGCAAAACGGTCCAAGGAGGCGGGCTTTGACCTGATCTGCCTTTATGGTGCCCACGGGTTTGGCATTTTCCAACACTTTCTGAGCCGCGCAACGAACCACCGGACGGATGAATATGGCGGTAGCCTTGAAAACCGCGCGCGGTTCGTCAACGAAGTGATCGCCGACATGCGGGACGCGGTCGGCGACACGATGGGTATTACACTTCGCGTGTCACTGGACGAGACTATCGGCGAGCTTGGATTTTCGAATGCCGAAGTGCGCGAGTTTGTCGATATGAACCGCAACTTGCCGGACCTTTGGGATTTGGCGCAAGGGACATGGGAAGAATGCTCTGGCCCGTCACGTTTCAAAGAAGAAGCTGCACAACATGACCTGGTTAAAGGCATTCACGAGCTGACCGACAAGCCGATTGTCGGCGTCGGTCGTTTTACAAGCCCCGATGTAATGGCGAAGATGATCAAGTCCGGAACATTGGATTTCATCGGTTGTGCGCGTCCGTCTATTGCCGACCCCTTCCTACCCAAGAAGGTTGAAGAGGGGCGTGTCGAAGACATTCGGGAATGTATCGGGTGTAACATCTGCGTCACCGGTGACATGACAATGTCGATCAGTCGCTGCACGCAGAACCCGACCTTCATGGAGGAGTGGCGCAAAGGTTGGCACCCTGAACGCATGAACATCAAAGGCGACAGTTCGAATGTGCTGGTCATCGGAGCCGGACCTGCAGGGCTTGAAGCAACACGTGCCTGCGCAGAGCGCGGGTATGATGTTGCGCTGGCCGAAGCGGGAACCGTTCTGGGTGGGCGCGTTGCGCGTGAGCGTTACCTGCCGGGGTTGAGCGCATGGGGCCGCGTCGCGGACTACCGCGAGTACCAGATTAACCAGAAACCCAATGTGGAAAGCTATCTCGACAGTGAACTGGACGCAGAGAGCATCCTTGAATTCGGATTTGAAAACGTCTGCATCGCGACAGGGTCAAAGTGGCGCCGCGATGGGGTCTCGCGGCAGCACGTGGTGCCGTTCCCGACAGATGATGCGTTGCCCTTGTTCACGCCTGACGACTTGATGGACGGTGCGACGCCAGCGGGCCACGTGGTGGTTTACGATGATGACCACTATTATATGGGCGGCGTGCTGGCCGAACTTCTGATCCAGCAGGGATGTAGGGTCACTCTTGTTACGCCAGCAGCTTATGTCAGCGAGTGGACCTTGAACACGTTGGAGCAATACGAAATCCACCGCCGCCTTGCGGGTATGGGGGTGCAAATCGAATTGAACCGCGGTGTTACAGCAATAGCCAACGACCACGTGGAAACCAACTGCATGTTCACCGACCAGAGGCGGGCAGTTGAATGTGATGCAGTTGTAATGGTGTCGTCACGGTTGGAAAACAACAGCGTCTATCAGGATCTGAAAGCACGAGAGGCCGAATGGGCGGACGCGGGGATTAAGTCGGTTCGACTGATCGGCGATGCCAATGCTCCGGGTCCCATTGCGTGGGCGACATACGCGGGCCACCGATACGCGCGTGAGTTGGATGGCGAAGACATCGGCGATGCTCTGCCTTTCCGCCGTGAAATCACGGAGCTTGCAGTCGATTGAAATCAGCATTCCCTTTTTCCCAAAAGCTGATCGCGGGCATTTTGGATTGGACACGGCAGCGTATTCAGGGCGGGCAGGATCCCACGCATGGTGCGCAGAGCTTTGACGCGCTTGAACCACAGCTTGGCGGCTCGATCACCGAAGACGGGATCGGGGGCAAGGCGGCGTTTGGGCTATTCACGGATGTAATTGTGCCTTCGACGCGGCCATTTGGTCATCCGACGTCGCTAAGCTATGTTGCGTCGGCACCCAGCCAAGCCGCGCTTAGTTTTGATGCAGCCCTCGGTGCAGCTGGTATTTTTGCAGGCAATTGGGATGGCGGCGCGGGTGCCATCCACGCGGAAAACCAGGCGTTGCATTGGTTGGCTGATCTGGCGGGCTGGGGTGATACGGCAGGCGGCGTGTTTGTCGCGGGCGGCACGCTGGGCAATCTGTGCGCACTCCATGCCGCGCGGGATTGGAAATCGCGGCGCATTAGGCGACCAGATCGTTGGGCGGTCTTATGTTCCGGCGAGGCGCACAGCTCTATTCGTGCTGCTGCCAGCGTGATGGACATCGACGTTATCGAAGCCACGCCGGACGACAAGGGCCGGATGTCGGCGCAATCTGCCCACGCGGTCATGAAACCAAACGTCTTCGCGATTGTGGCCAATGCCGGGGCCACAAATTGTGGCGCAGTGGATGATATATCGGGGCTGGCGGACTTAGCCGAAGAGCATGATCTGTGGCTGCATATCGATGGGGCTTACGGCTTGGCTGCCATTGCTGATCCACAAACACGGCCGGTCTTTGCCGGGATCGACCGCGCGCACAGTCTTATTGTTGATCCGCACAAATGGCTGTTTGCACCTTATGACAGCTGTGCCTTGGTGTACCGCAATGCAGCAGATGCGGCCAATGCCCATGGGCAGAGCGCGGTGTATCTGGACGCGGTGGACAAGACGCATTGGAATCCTTCCGATTACGCGCTGCACCTGACGCGTCGCGCCCGCGGCCTGCCGTTTTGGTACTCACTGGCAACGCATGGTACCAAAGCCTACGGCGATG
The Sulfitobacter noctilucicola genome window above contains:
- a CDS encoding pyridoxal phosphate-dependent decarboxylase family protein, which encodes MKSAFPFSQKLIAGILDWTRQRIQGGQDPTHGAQSFDALEPQLGGSITEDGIGGKAAFGLFTDVIVPSTRPFGHPTSLSYVASAPSQAALSFDAALGAAGIFAGNWDGGAGAIHAENQALHWLADLAGWGDTAGGVFVAGGTLGNLCALHAARDWKSRRIRRPDRWAVLCSGEAHSSIRAAASVMDIDVIEATPDDKGRMSAQSAHAVMKPNVFAIVANAGATNCGAVDDISGLADLAEEHDLWLHIDGAYGLAAIADPQTRPVFAGIDRAHSLIVDPHKWLFAPYDSCALVYRNAADAANAHGQSAVYLDAVDKTHWNPSDYALHLTRRARGLPFWYSLATHGTKAYGDAIATTIATAQAIADGIAQMDGLDLLLGPQLSVILFRPTAMSSEDMDAWAERHRRSGALLCLPTTWHGEKVFRLCIVNPETDPDDVLAILKSLT
- a CDS encoding FAD-dependent oxidoreductase is translated as MRDPRFDILFEPMEIGPVTAKNRFYQVPHCNGGGYRDPSAAAAMRGSKAEGGWGVIFTEQCEMHHTSEITPFIELRLWEDKDIPMLRKMSDRMKEHGALAGIQLAYSGVNGPNLYSKEVPLAVSAQPIRTFTNDPVQARALDKTDIRDLRRWFVNAAKRSKEAGFDLICLYGAHGFGIFQHFLSRATNHRTDEYGGSLENRARFVNEVIADMRDAVGDTMGITLRVSLDETIGELGFSNAEVREFVDMNRNLPDLWDLAQGTWEECSGPSRFKEEAAQHDLVKGIHELTDKPIVGVGRFTSPDVMAKMIKSGTLDFIGCARPSIADPFLPKKVEEGRVEDIRECIGCNICVTGDMTMSISRCTQNPTFMEEWRKGWHPERMNIKGDSSNVLVIGAGPAGLEATRACAERGYDVALAEAGTVLGGRVARERYLPGLSAWGRVADYREYQINQKPNVESYLDSELDAESILEFGFENVCIATGSKWRRDGVSRQHVVPFPTDDALPLFTPDDLMDGATPAGHVVVYDDDHYYMGGVLAELLIQQGCRVTLVTPAAYVSEWTLNTLEQYEIHRRLAGMGVQIELNRGVTAIANDHVETNCMFTDQRRAVECDAVVMVSSRLENNSVYQDLKAREAEWADAGIKSVRLIGDANAPGPIAWATYAGHRYARELDGEDIGDALPFRREITELAVD
- a CDS encoding LysR family transcriptional regulator gives rise to the protein MASRFTLRQLEYFVAVGEQGSIAQASAMVNVSSPSISAAITQLEAEFGLPLFVRKHAHGLSLTQAGRQFLDQARKVLTEAEGLTRLAGTISGNVQGPLTVGCLLTFVQVLLPAIRRRFQNEYPDVQVTQLECDQLTLIEKLRRAEIDVALTYDLEIPADLEFIPVRSLPLYAVVSAYHPLADQKSVSARTLADHPMVLLDLPISSAYFLSTFDKAGVTPNIVERTRDMAVMRSLVANGFGFSVANIRPHSDLSPDGRELRFIPLEGTHRPMNLGFVVPEGARSVLSVDAFIEHASQSISKWGYPGLPIARKT
- a CDS encoding aldehyde dehydrogenase family protein, whose product is MDSTKAGWTKRASGLTFRNQASIHGKFVDAASDETFQSINPANAAVLADVGSCDVEDVNLSVSAARSAFDSGSWSRPAPIREDLGRVRTLNSLNMGKLVTDAVIIDPLDPTSKRGAIVENK
- a CDS encoding aldehyde dehydrogenase family protein, with the protein product MRSWKTNNRWRHAVRGQRQDVCETCGGGERGQVEDKGCFVQPTIFDDVRRDGPLARDEIFGPVLSVIAFDSEGEAVRLVNDSIYGLATSVWTDSLSRALRVSDKFMAGKVSVNTVDALSAMPPLVHETNWFRTRSVLAQL